Proteins found in one Brachypodium distachyon strain Bd21 chromosome 5, Brachypodium_distachyon_v3.0, whole genome shotgun sequence genomic segment:
- the LOC100846366 gene encoding lysine-specific histone demethylase 1 homolog 3 has translation MSVLLVVLLVHLHLLLCAHGAAADAATPPPLPVLPVPSYAQLQWQLAEMALFLHFGPNTFTDSEWGSGHADPSVFAPSALDARQWARVASEGGFGRVVLTAKHHDGFCLWPSALTDYSVAASPWREGAGDVVGELSAAARAEGIGLGLYLSPWDRHEPVYGDTVAYNEHYMGQMTELLARYGDVEEVWLDGAKGDDKHMDYMFDAWFALIHQLQRRVVIFSDAGPDTRWVGDEAGVAGRTCWSPFNKSVVTIGHIIPEYSRNGDPFGQDWVPAECDVSIRPGWFWHASEKPKSAIVLLDIYYKSVGRNCLLILNIPPNSSGLISDEDMQVLKEFTEIRQTIFSQNFAANATVMASSVRGGLNNLQFAPSSALQDSIYSYWAPQEGQTSWEMLFDLGRSTSFNLLQLQEPIQLGQRVIRFHVDILVGELWETILEGTTIGYKRLLQFPAVQARYLKLSVDSARADPLIAFFGVFMDPFSVIYSLDHGKPPRTNSSEVIMLKTDHAAGNKSTATVWRETFNSWLAKEPFAALIPPHCDHLLTSAYNFLVSHGHINFGVAPAIKERLPKEPTRPDTVIVVGAGLAGLAAARQLLAFGFKVVVLEGRKRCGGRVYTKKMEGGGRSAAADLGGSVLTGTFGNPLGIVAKQLGLPMHKIRDKCPLYRPDGSPVDPEVDKKVENTYNKFLDNSSHLRASMGDVAMDISLGAALETLRQADGGVSTQEEMNLFNWHIANLEYANAGLSSRLSLAFWDQDDPYDMGGDHCFLPGGNGRLVQALAENVPIVYEKTVHTVRYGGDGVQVVVNGGQVYEGDMALCTVPLGVLKNGGVKFVPELPQRKLDSIKRLGFGLLNKVAMLFPHVFWSTDLDTFGHLTEDPSHRGEFFLFYSYATVAGGPLLMALVAGEAAHNFQTTPPTDAVSSVLRILRGIYEPQGVEVPDPLQSVCTRWGTDSFSLGSYSHVAVGASGDDYDILAESVGDGRLFFAGEATTRRYPATMHGAFITGVREAANISIHANARATKTRVEKSPSTNAQACATLLVDLFRQPDLEFGSFSVIFGGKASDPKSPAILKVELGGPRKKNATEGGKTEQHHSNKSLFQQLQSHFNQQQQLYVYALLSRQQAMELREVRGGDDMRLHYLCEKLGVKLVGRKGLGPGADAVIASIKADRNSSRTKSGPSKLRLGISKSPNLLHRDP, from the exons ATGTCAGTTCTCCTTGTTGTGTTGCTtgtccacctccacctcctgctgTGCGCCCATGGCGCTGCCGCCGACGCGgcgacgccgcctcctcttcctgtcCTGCCCGTTCCTTCCTACGCGCAGCTCCAGTGGCAGCTCGCTGAGATGGCCCTCTTCCTCCACTTCGGGCCCAACACCTTCACGGACTCCGAGTGGGGCTCTGGCCACGCCGACCCCTCCGTGTTCGCTCCGTCCGCGCTCGACGCCCGCCAGTGGGCGCGCGTCGCGTCTGAGGGCGGATTCGGCCGCGTGGTGCTTACGGCCAAGCACCACGACGGGTTCTGCCTCTGGCCGTCGGCGCTGACGGATTACTCGGTGGCCGCCTCGCCGTGGCGGGAAGGGGCGGGGGACGTCGTCGGCGAGctctcggccgccgcccgcgcggaGGGGATCGGTCTGGGGCTGTACCTTTCGCCATGGGACCGGCACGAGCCGGTGTACGGCGACACCGTCGCCTACAATGAGCACTACATGGGCCAGATGACGGAATTGCTCGCCAG GTATGGAGATGTGGAGGAAGTTTGGCTTGATGGTGCAAAGGGCGATGATAAGCACATGGATTACATGTTTGATGCCTGGTTTGCACTTATCCATCAGCTCCAGCGAAGGGTTGTTATATTTTCAGATGCTGGACCGGACACTAGATGGGTAGGAGACGAGGCAGGGGTTGCGGGACGCACTTGCTGGTCTCCTTTCAACAAGAGTGTCGTGACAATTGGGCACATCATTCCTGA ATACTCGCGTAATGGGGATCCTTTTGGGCAAGACTGGGTTCCTGCAGAATGCGATGTTTCTATCAGGCCAGGGTGGTTCTGGCATGCCTCAGAGAAACCAAAAAGTGCTATAGTTCTTCTTGACATATACTACAAATCAGTTGGTAGAAATTGTCTTCTCATATTGAACATCCCCCCTAATTCATCCGGGCTCATTTCTGACGAAGATATGCAAGTCCTTAAGGAATTCACTGAGATTCGGCAGACAATTTTCTCTCAGAACTTCGCTGCAAATGCGACTGTCATGGCAAGCAGTGTACGTGGTGGGCTGAACAATCTGCAGTTTGCACCATCCAGTGCCCTCCAAGATAGCATATACTCCTACTGGGCACCACAGGAAGGCCAGACAAGCTGGGAGATGCTTTTTGACCTCGGGCGATCTACTTCCTTCAACTTGCTCCAGCTGCAGGAGCCTATTCAGCTAGGACAGCGTGTGATCAGGTTTCATGTGGACATCCTTGTGGGTGAACTGTGGGAAACGATTCTTGAAGGCACAACAATCGGATACAAGAGGCTGCTGCAATTCCCAGCGGTTCAGGCCCGATACCTAAAGCTATCTGTCGACAGTGCACGCGCTGATCCGCTGATTGCATTCTTTGGTGTTTTCATGGATCCCTTCTCGGTCATATATAGCTTAGATCATGGCAAGCCGCCCCGTACTAATAGTAGTGAAGTTATAATGTTGAAGACAGACCATGCTGCTGGCAACAAGAGTACAGCTACCGT GTGGCGCGAGACCTTCAACTCATGGCTTGCCAAGGAGCCCTTCGCGGCGCTCATCCCGCCCCACTGCGACCACCTCCTCACCTCCGCCTACAACTTCCTCGTCTCCCACGGCCACATCAACTTCGGTGTTGCCCCAGCCATCAAGGAGCGCCTCCCCAAGGAGCCCACGAGGCCCGACACTGTCATCGTTGTCGGGGCTGGCTTGGCTGGGCTCGCCGCGGCACGGCAGTTGCTGGCGTTCGGGTTTAAAGTGGTCGTCCTGGAGGGCCGCAAACGGTGTGGTGGCCGCGTGTACACGAAGAAGATGGAAGGGGGTGGGCGCTCAGCTGCTGCTGACCTTGGTGGCAGTGTGCTTACAGGGACATTTGGGAACCCACTCGGAATTGTGGCGAAGCAGCTCGGCTTACCGATGCACAAGATCAGAGACAAGTGCCCACTGTACAGGCCAGATGGGTCGCCAGTTGATCCAGAGGTGGATAAGAAAGTGGAGAATACATATAACAAATTTCTTGATAATTCCAGCCACCTGCGGGCATCCATGGGAGATGTGGCGATGGATATCTCGCTTGGTGCGGCGCTTGAGACATTGCGGCAGGCTGATGGGGGTGTCTCCACACAGGAAGAGATGAACTTGTTCAATTGGCATATAGCAAATCTTGAGTATGCCAATGCAGGATTGTCTTCAAGGCTTAGCCTTGCATTCTGGGACCAGGATGATCCGTATGACATGGGTGGGGATCACTGTTTCTTGCCTGGCGGCAACGGGAGGCTTGTGCAGGCCCTGGCAGAGAATGTGCCCATTGTTTACGAGAAAACAGTGCACACTGTACGCTACGGAGGGGATGGAGTGCAGGTGGTTGTCAATGGTGGGCAGGTGTATGAAGGGGACATGGCGCTGTGCACTGTGCCGCTTGGTGTTCTTAAAAATGGCGGTGTCAAGTTTGTACCTGAGCTGCCACAGAGGAAGCTTGATAGTATTAAGAGACTGGGCTTCGGGTTATTAAACAAGGTCGCAATGTTGTTTCCTCATGTTTTCTGGAGCACCGACCTTGATACGTTTGGACATCTGACTGAAGATCCAAGTCACCGAGGGGAGTTCTTTCTGTTCTACAGCTATGCAACAGTGGCTGGTGGTCCATTGTTGATGGCATTGGTTGCTGGTGAAGCCGCCCACAACTTCCAAACCACACCTCCAACTGACGCTGTCAGCTCAGTTCTTCGGATACTGAGGG GTATCTATGAACCACAGGGGGTTGAGGTACCAGATCCTCTACAGAGTGTTTGTACGAGATGGGGCACGGACTCTTTCAGTCTAGGCTCGTATTCGCATGTGGCGGTTGGAGCATCTGGAGATGACTATGACATATTAGCTGAGAGTGTTGGAGATGGGAGGCTATTTTTTGCTGGAGAGGCCACTACAAGGCGTTACCCAGCAACAATGCATGGAGCTTTTATTACTGGTGTGCGGGAGGCTGCTAACATCAGTATCCATGCCAATGCTCGAGCAACAAAGACCAGAGTGGAAAAAAGTCCATCAACAAACGCTCAAGCTTGTGCTACTCTATTGGTCGACTTGTTTAGGCAACCAGACTTGGAATTTGGGAGCTTCTCCGTCATAtttggtggaaaagcttcTGATCCAAAATCCCCAGCTATTCTAAAGGTGGAACTAGGCGGCCCTCGAAAGAAAAATGCAACTGAAGGGGGGAAAACAGAACAGCACCACTCAAACAAGTCGTTGTTTCAGCAGCTACAGTCACATTTCAACCAACAGCAACAACTTTATGTTTACGCATTACTATCACGGCAGCAGGCTATGGAGTTAAGAGAGGTTAGAGGAGGTGATGACATGAGGCTGCATTACCTCTGTGAAAAGCTGGGTGTGAAATTAGTTGGCAGGAAAGGTCTTGGTCCAGGGGCTGATGCTGTGATTGCTTCCATTAAGGCAGACCGAAACAGCAGTAGAACTAAGTCTGGCCCCTCTAAGTTGAGACTGGGAATTTCTAAATCCCCAAATTTGCTGCATCGTGATCCCTGA
- the LOC100846671 gene encoding uncharacterized protein LOC100846671 has protein sequence MDKIQADCPYPGCFFCVMKEANPSKRRASVLKFFRELPSQDDDGQVLPISGLWNTAMAHPNDPEFINLGIFECMAALIWKGLKNRRWLSHDQNIYIPYYAAHVIGSYTMNMEEFAERAVRAGVITPLVELLRGRLTWVEQRVAVRALGHLATYPSTFAAVADHGEVLELAIQLASSSLEIVYSHFYQFVDRRLGYHCDLLTRGMGGAEMESRKAEEWASQLQCWSLQLINCFAFKPEFLHDICKPEFLAKLPGMWGGLVNENSPAGIGLLRTICQSKLGRGHVANISGVIEALCNIARSSDDWQYMAIDCLLWLVQDPSTYHKVIDKIAPALIDLADISTLGDYKKLGDTIVTVLQECMQQNGNSRSSVSSHTREEIDELLSSRQKLKSEKNMPKEDLHIKQAAALVVKLEGNSLFSSGNIEGAATKYSEALALCPMKSKKERVVLYSNRAQCYLLLQQPSAAISDATRALCLHSPLNRHAKSLWRRAQAYDMLGLAKESLLDAILFINECSQSSDPDLSLRQNKVPDYAERLVKKQMRAAWLFRASSLKHGGIHCEGDASDAFGQEADDSEWETVSESDGENDERREADDETEWKNGSHWEDVYAKS, from the exons ATGGATAAAATACAAGCTGATTGCCCTTATCCTGGATGTTTCTTCTGCGTTATGAAGGAGGCAAACCCTAGCAAACGAAGAGCGAGTGTGCTGAAGTTCTTTAGAGAACTTCCTTCCCAAGATGATGATGGCCAAGTTCTTCCTATTAGTGGCCTTTGGAATACTGCAATGGCTCACCCAAACGACCCTGAATTCATTAACTTGGGAATATTTGAGTGTATGGCAGCTTTAATATGGAAGGGCTTGAAAAATAGGCGCTGGCTTTCACATGATCAGAATATTTACATCCCATATTATGCAGCCCACGTTATTGGATCTTATACGATGAATATGGAGGAGTTTGCAGAACGTGCTGTTCGTGCCGGAGTAATAACCCCATTAGTTGAACTCTTAAGAGGTAGGCTGACTTGGGTGGAGCAAAGAGTTGCTGTTAGAGCTTTGGGGCATTTGGCTACATACCCTAGTACATTCGCTGCTGTTGCTGATCATGGAGAAGTACTTGAACTTGCGATTCAACTTGCCTCAAGCTCGCTAGAAATTGTGTACTCTCACTTTTACCAATTCGTAGATCGGAGACTTGGCTACCATTGTGATCTTCTTACACGTGGCATGGGTGGTGCGGAAATGGAATCTCGTAAAGCTGAGGAATGGGCTAGTCAATTGCAGTGCTGGTCTCTGCAGCTCATAAACTGCTTTGCATTTAAGCCTGAGTTTCTCCATGATATCTGCAAGCCTGAATTTCTAGCCAAGTTACCTGGTATGTGGGGTGGACTTGTGAATGAGAACTCGCCTGCTGGTATTGGTTTACTAAGAACAATCTGCCAGAGTAAGCTTGGCAGAGGTCATGTTGCTAATATTTCTGGTGTCATTGAAGCTTTATGCAACATTGCTCGTTCTTCGGATGACTGGCAATATATGGCCATTGATTGTCTACTCTGGTTAGTGCAGGATCCTAGTACATATCACAAG GTTATAGATAAAATTGCACCGGCATTGATAGATTTAGCAGATATTTCCACACTCGGTGATTATAAAAAGCTGGGTGACACTATTGTCACAGTCCTCCAAGAATGTATGCAACAAAATGGGAATTCACGGAGTTCAGTTAGTAGTCACACCAGAGAAGAAATTGATGAACTCTTGAGTTCCAGGCAGAAACTTAAATCAGAAAAGAATATGCCAAAGGAGGATCTTCATATAAAACAAGCTGCTGCATTGGTTGTTAAGTTGGAAGGAAATTCGTTGTTCTCTTCAGGAAATATTGAAGGAGCTGCAACCAAGTATTCTGAAGCACTCGCATTGTGTCCAATGAAGTCTAAGAAAGAAAGAGTGGTGCTTTATAGCAACCGAGCTCAGTGTTATCTTCTCCTACAGCAACCTTCGGCTGCCATCAGTGATGCTACCCGTGCATTGTGCCTTCACAGTCCATTGAATCGACATGCCAAGAGTTTGTGGAGAAGAGCTCAAGCATATGATATGCTTGGTTTGGCGAAAGAGAGCCTGCTGGATGCAATTCTCTTTATAAATGAATGCTCTCAGTCCAGTGATCCTGATCTGTCCTTGAGGCAAAACAAAGTTCCTGATTATGCTGAGCGATTGGTAAAGAAGCAGATGCGTGCCGCTTGGTTATTCAGAGCATCATCCCTAAAACATGGTGGAATCCATTGTGAGGGAGATGCTAGTGATGCATTTGGTCAAGAGGCTGATGACTCTGAGTGGGAGACAGTGAGTGAAAGTGATGGTGAGAATGATGAAAGGAGAGAAGCAGATGATGAAACTGAATGGAAGAATGGCAGTCACTGGGAAGACGTCTATGCGAAAAGCTGA